The Hyphomicrobiales bacterium genome has a window encoding:
- a CDS encoding N-methylhydantoinase B, which translates to MFDRMKLQVLANHARAAAENMAHTLHRTAHSAFVKETEDFTVMLISRRGDTFAVPMELGATWYPGLSWAPALEMVDDYKPGDVAFTNDPYSCFVATHAPDTHLWKPVFHEGEIVAWTGGHIHNTDMGGAVPASLSRALTEIHQEGIRFPPMKLVNEGVFDEQILRIMTTNVRKPDLNIGDIKALVGALNTGERKVLAMIEKFGREAFLGGVDALLDHAEAQAREVLRGMPDGTWEFADYADEDSVEANPCRLKLKLTIRGDEAVLDFTGSDPQLASSLNVPSGGNPRHTILLVGVYYVLYTLNPKILLNTGLTRPFTCIAPEGTVLNPVFPAAVGMRSLTCARLRSVIFGAFSQAVPERLPAAPAGNNCIVNVMTTDERTSRTVIAAVNPVVGGGGGMPHRDGTNGSGADAAYLKNTPIEITETETPVEFVKYGLARDSGGAGRWRGGLATEMAFRVFAPDSRITARNRDRSFFRPWGVLGGKAAGLSDMVVNPGQPEERRLGNIDTAVLQPGDVLEIRSAGGGGRGHPFDRETWRVAEDVVRGYVSQEVAERDYGVVIRDGIVDEEATQARRTARPPIAGHFHFGPEREGYEAQWTREAYDRLTALLSGLPIHWRFFAKTEIFRRMKGKAGAQGVAEAFAEARQRFPDMPESRAVFAEAAE; encoded by the coding sequence ATGTTCGACCGCATGAAGCTTCAGGTGCTCGCCAACCACGCCCGCGCCGCCGCCGAGAACATGGCGCACACGCTGCATCGCACCGCCCATTCCGCCTTCGTCAAGGAGACGGAGGACTTCACCGTCATGCTGATCAGCCGGCGCGGCGACACCTTCGCCGTGCCGATGGAGCTGGGCGCGACCTGGTATCCGGGCCTGTCCTGGGCGCCGGCGCTCGAGATGGTCGACGACTACAAGCCGGGCGATGTCGCCTTCACCAACGATCCCTATTCCTGCTTCGTCGCCACCCACGCGCCCGATACCCACCTGTGGAAGCCGGTCTTCCACGAGGGCGAGATCGTGGCCTGGACGGGCGGCCATATCCACAACACCGACATGGGCGGCGCAGTGCCAGCCTCGCTGTCGCGCGCTCTGACGGAGATCCATCAGGAGGGCATCCGCTTCCCGCCGATGAAGCTCGTCAACGAAGGCGTCTTCGACGAGCAGATCCTCCGGATCATGACGACCAATGTCCGCAAGCCGGACCTGAACATCGGCGACATCAAGGCGCTGGTCGGCGCGCTCAACACCGGCGAGCGCAAGGTGCTGGCCATGATCGAGAAGTTCGGCCGCGAGGCGTTCCTCGGCGGTGTCGACGCCCTGCTCGACCATGCCGAGGCGCAGGCGCGCGAGGTGCTGCGTGGCATGCCGGACGGAACCTGGGAATTCGCCGATTATGCCGACGAGGATTCCGTCGAGGCCAATCCCTGCCGCCTGAAGCTCAAGCTCACCATCCGCGGCGACGAGGCGGTGCTGGATTTCACCGGCTCCGATCCGCAGCTTGCCTCCTCGCTCAACGTCCCGAGCGGCGGCAATCCCCGGCACACCATCCTGCTCGTCGGGGTCTACTACGTCCTCTACACGCTGAACCCGAAGATCCTGCTCAACACCGGGCTGACACGGCCCTTCACCTGCATCGCGCCGGAAGGAACGGTGCTGAACCCGGTATTCCCGGCGGCTGTCGGGATGCGCTCGCTGACCTGCGCGCGGTTGCGCTCGGTGATCTTCGGGGCGTTCTCGCAGGCCGTGCCCGAGCGGCTGCCTGCCGCGCCGGCGGGCAACAACTGCATCGTCAACGTGATGACCACGGACGAACGCACCAGCCGCACCGTCATCGCCGCGGTCAACCCGGTGGTGGGCGGCGGCGGCGGCATGCCGCATCGCGACGGCACCAACGGCTCCGGGGCGGACGCAGCCTACCTCAAGAACACGCCGATCGAGATCACAGAGACCGAGACGCCTGTCGAGTTCGTCAAATACGGGTTGGCCCGGGACAGCGGTGGCGCCGGGCGCTGGCGCGGCGGCCTCGCCACGGAAATGGCGTTCCGCGTCTTCGCGCCCGATAGCCGCATCACCGCCCGCAACCGGGACCGCAGCTTCTTCCGGCCCTGGGGCGTGCTGGGCGGAAAGGCGGCGGGCCTGTCCGACATGGTGGTCAATCCGGGGCAGCCGGAGGAGCGGCGGCTCGGCAATATCGACACCGCCGTCCTGCAGCCGGGCGACGTGCTGGAAATCCGCTCGGCCGGCGGCGGCGGCCGTGGCCATCCCTTCGACCGCGAAACCTGGCGCGTGGCGGAAGATGTCGTGCGTGGCTATGTCTCGCAGGAAGTGGCCGAGCGCGACTATGGGGTCGTGATCCGCGACGGAATCGTCGACGAGGAAGCGACGCAGGCGCGCCGCACCGCCCGCCCACCCATCGCCGGCCATTTCCATTTCGGCCCGGAGCGTGAGGGCTACGAGGCGCAATGGA